In the genome of Theropithecus gelada isolate Dixy chromosome 19, Tgel_1.0, whole genome shotgun sequence, the window atagggagaccccatctccacttaaaaacaaaaaaaaatcttccaccTTCTAGTCCCACCCCACCTAaagccttggcctccagagtatgCCCCTCCTTGAGACCCGGTGTCCtcctatgaatttttttttttttttttttggagacggagtctcgctctgtcgcccaggctggagtgcagtgaccagatctcagctcactgcaagctccgcctcccgggttcacaccattctcctgcctcagcctcccgagtagctgggactacaggcccccgccacctcgcccggctagttttttttgtattttttagtagagacggggtttcgccgtgttagccaggatggtctcgatctcctgacctcgtgatccgcccgtctcggcctcccaaagtgctgggattacaggcttgagccatcgcgcccggccctccTATGAATTTGACTCCCACCCACTTCGAAACCTCGAGCCTTCCTCTTAATCCAACCTACTTAAGCTCCCAGGCCCTTCAATTAAAATTCTACCCccgagccaggtgtggtggctcacgcccgtaatcccaacactttgggaagccgaggaaggcagatcacttgaggtcaggagttcgagaccagcctggctaacttggtgaaaccccgtttctactaaaaatacaaaaaattagccaggtgtggtggtgcgtgcctgtaatcccagctactcgggaggctgaggcaagagaatcacttgaacccgggaggtgaaggttgcagtgagccgagatcgcgctcaCTGCAACCCGAGCGCTCACTTCGGCTTGGGCAACAAGATCGCGCTCACTTCGGCTTGGGCAACTTCGGCTTGGGCAACAAGATCGCGCTCACTGCAACCCGAGCGCTCACTTcggcttgggcaacaagagtgaaactccatctcgaaaataataataataaaaaaataaaataagattctACCCCCGCCCATCTCAGAGCGCTCTCGCCCCAACATGCTCACCCCACCCACCTCGTACCCTCTGGGCCGCCCCCAAAGTTCTGACTACACCCCCTTGGGAACCTCGATTTCCCCTAAAATGTCGGAGCCCGCCGCTCCCGAGGCCATGGCCTTGCCACTTCCGCATCCCGGGACTCACGCAGCAGGCGCAGTCCGGCACCCGGTTCCCGAAGCGCAGCCGCGCCATCCCCGCCGCAGAGCGCGCGATCCGGGCAGTGCAGCTCCCGCAGCAGGCGGCCAAGCTGCCGCAGAAAGTCCTCCTCCGCGTAGAGGCCTGCGGAGACAGGGGTGTCAGGGCTCGGTGGCCCCGTGGCGGCCCCCCTGCCACCCTCCCGCTCCGTGCTTACCGTCGCCGGCGCTCAGCACCTCCGCGCCCGCCTCTCGCTGCTGCTCGAGGGCGCCCAGCGTCGCCAGCTCCGCCGCCAGCCGCACGCACAGCGCCCTGAAGTCTGGACATGAGGCGCCCCGCGACGCTGTCCCCGGGACACCCCCATACCTGTGGGGACCGAGGCAGCGGAAGGGGGCGGGGAGGTCACTGAGAATCCCTTTCCTTCCGCGTCCAGGGGGCAGACCTGGCCTTCCTGCACCCACCAGCCTCACCACACACCCTTTTACCCCAGAGCCAGTAGGTCCTGGGCCACCGCGGCCCCCTCCCGCGCTTCCGCCTTCACCCCCTCCATGAAAGCGTTGCCTGGGCGCGCCCCCTGGCGGCCGGTGGCAGGCTCCGCCCCAGAAGCGCCGCGCGCACGAGCTCCTCGCAGCGTCTGGCGGCACTGACCAATCGGCATCTTCCCGCGCAGGGGCTTGGGTGCTCCCATTGGCACAGGAGGACGCCGAACCCGCCCCGGGGCCCGCCCTCCCCGCCCTCCCCGCCCTCCCCGCCCCTCGGGTAACCTGACAGGGTTCTAGGAACGCCCCCTGGCGCTGTAAATTGCAGTGCGTTCCGGATCTCCGATGTTAGACAAGCTGGCGGCGGGTGTCACTGTTGCGGTAACATAAAAACAACTTCGgtgtccttttccttttcctccctcagTTGTCCTCTGCTGgcgttttgttggtttgtttttgaggcaaaTCTCGCTCTATCGttctggactgcagtggtgccatcacggcttactgcagcctcgaccacctgggctcaagagatcctcccacctcagcctcccagctaaatttttaaaaatcagtcaggcTTGATGGCTTatacctagtagctgggaccacaggcacagaccaccacactcggctgatttgtttttaatttttttgtaaagacaaggtttcctcatgttgccatgcctggtttccatctcctgggttcaagcgatcctcctgctttggcctcccaaagtgctgggattacaggcgtgagccactgcgacgggccattttttgagacagagtctcgctctgtcgcccaggctggagtgcagtggcgcgatctccgctcactgcaagctccaccacctcccgggttcacgccattcttctgcctcagcctccctagaagctgggactacaggtacccgccaccacgcctggctaatttttttgtatttttttagtagagacggggtttcaccgtgttcgccaggatggtctcgatctcctgaccttgtgatccgcccgcctcggcctccaaaagtgctgggattataggcgtgagccaccgcacccggcctttttttttttttttttttaagttttgtagaggctgggtgtggtggctcacgtctgtaatcccagcactttgggaggctgaggtgggtggatcacttgaggtcaggagttcgagaccagcccgggcaacatggtgaaaccccatctctactaaaaatacaaaaattagccaggcatggtggcatgcacttgtggtcccagctgcccaggaagctgaggaaggagaatcacttgaacccgggaggcagaggctgcagtgagccgagatcaagccactgcactccagcctgggcgacagagcgagactccatgtcaaaaaagaaatttttgtagagaggggtccAGCTATGTCTCCCAGGTTTGCCTCttaactccagggttcaagcaatccttccccctcagcctcccaaagtgttgggattacaggcttgagccagtgtgcctggccctgtCCTCTGCTCTTAAAGCAGCCCAGATGGAGTGGTGTTCACCCAACTCAGCCTAAAATCCAAAACTTTCTCCCTCCTTTACACCTCAGGGTTTGAATTACATAAGGGACCTAGGAATCCCGGCACACCCCTCACACACCAGGCCCTCCTCATCGGTCACAATGTGCCTGTTAGGCATTCACTCCTCTCCCTTCTAAGCCTTGGAATGAGTAGGTGCAGTGCACCATAGTGGTTGAGAAATTATACCCTAGGAGTCAGGCAGACAAGGGTTAGGGTTTGATTCTATTACTCACCAGCTCCATGTTCCTGCCAAATTGCTTCCCATCTATATAACggggataatagtacctacctcttAGAGCTGTTACTGAGGATTAATTGGAGTTTCATATGTAAAAAGTGCTTAGCAGATATAAAGGGAGTACTTAATAAAGAATAACTAATATATATACGTAGCATTTAATGTGTACTACTGGGCAAAGTATCTTACCtcttttacagaggagaaaactaagATTGAGAGAAGATAAGTCACAGAGTGAATTCCTGGTGATGCCACGGCTTGAAGATGAAATTCCAGACTCCATGCTCTTAAACCGCGGAGCCTATTTCTACGGTTACTACTACtgttgttttgttgctgttgctaaGTAAACATTGTGTTAGATCTAATCTCTTCCTTACAGTATTCTGGTATCCAGTAGTTCCTAGACACTTCTGCTGGAAGTTGGGGGTGGACCAGGAGCCTGGAGGGAAGAACAGGGATAGAACTTGTTCCTTAAGGACAGATCTGAGTAACCCCATAACCCTGTTTACCCCAAGGCAGGACACTTGGGGGGCTATTTGTTGACATAAATCAAATGTTAAAAATTGCCCAGAGGCGGgccacaggggctcacacctgtaatccccacacttcaggaggctgaggtgggaggatcgcttgagcccaggagtttaagaccagaccaggcaacatagtgagaccatgtctctacaaaaacatttttaaaattagccaggattggtggtgcgcacctgtaatcccagctgctcggggggctgaggtggggggatcacttgagctcaggagtttgaggctgcaatgagctgtgatcatgccactgcactccagcctgggtgatgatctcaattaaaaaaaaaaaaaaaaaaaaaaggccgggcgcggtggctcaagcctgtaatcccagcactttgggaggccgagacgggcggatcacgaggtcaggagatcgagaccatcctggctaacacagtgaaaccccgtctctactaaaaaaatacaaaaacttagccgggcgtggtggcggcgcctgtagtcccagctactcgggaggctgaggcaggagaatggcgggaacccgggaggcggagcttgcagtgagccgagatcgcgccactgcactccagcctgggtgacagagcgagactccgcctcaaaaaaaaaaaaattgctccagCCAAAACCCTGGACTTCCAATCTTGACTCCTCTCTTTATCTCAAACCCCATATATAAATCTGTGGATTCTATTTACAAAGTAGGCCCAGCACCTGCCCACTTCTCCACTCTTCAGGGCCCTCACCCTGGACCTGCCTGCCGCTGTCTTGTCCTGAACCTTCACAGCAGCCTCCTCTTTGGCAAACTGCCCCCCAGCCCACTCCCACTCTGCTGACCACATGCAGCAGAGGGAGCCTGTGAACTGAGTCAGGTCACATCCCTTCCATGCTTGAAACTTCCTGTGGCTCAGTCTCTCTCAGGGTAAAAACCTAAGTCCATTCAGTGCCTTCAACGCCTTACAGATCTGCCCCATCGCCCCTCTGCCCTCATCTCCTGtcactctcttctttccttcctcccctctcaaCACTCTAGCTCCCTGAAGCTCCTCAGACTTACCAGAcacactcctgcctcagggccttgcactggctgttccctttACTTAAAACACCCTTCCCTGCAGACATCCCCAGGACTCCCTCACCCCTGTCAGGGCTTTATTCAAATGCCAgctcctggccgggcacagtggctcacatctgtaatcactTGGGAGATTTCCACCTGGAATCACTTGggacactttgggagaccaaggcaagtggatcacttgaggtcaggagttcgagaccagcctggccaacatggtgaaaccctgactccactaaaaatacaaaaattaaccgagcatcgtggtacccacctgtagtcccagctactcgggagcctgaggcaggagaatcgcttgaacccaggaggcagaggctgcagtgagcagagatcatgccactgtactctggcctgggtgacagagtcagactccgtctcaaaacgaCGACAACAAATGCCAGCTCTTGAGGAGGGCCTGACCTGGCCACTCTCGCTAAAATGGTGTGTATCCCCCattcccactttctttttttctttctgctatcaTTTCTAACATATTAAGTCATTTACTTATTATCTCCCCTATTATAAAGCTCATAAGCTCTTTGCAGGAGGGACTTCGGTCTGCTCTGCCCCCTGCTTTATCTCCAGTGCTTTCAACAGGGCTTGGCACATAattaggtgttcaataaatgcacTTGTTGAGTGTCTTATAAAACTCAGCTTGAGGGTCTGATGGGAGAAGGGAGAATTGAAGTAGGAGACTTGTTTGGCAGTTCAGGAAGGTGAGTGGGTGGGGTGCACAGAGGCAAATAAATAACACAGGCTGAGACTTTGTCACAGACATTTCTTGGAGCAGATCTCGTGCCCCCTCCCCCGATGACAAGGCTGGGTCTTTGGCCCCCATCCTCCCCCACCACTTCAGCCTGCACTGACACTAACAATATTGAGGTCACAGACTGGCTTAGAATCAAGATCAGGAAGATATGTGTTGGGGTGCCTCCCCCAAATCTGGGGGCCAAGCATCCAATCTGAGGGGCAAGCGGCTGGGAAATTGGGCCTGGGGGCTCTAGGGTCTGAGGTCTGCCTGGCTCCCAGGGCGGCCCTCCATGCACCCCTGATTTGGGGGCAATGAAGGGGAATCATGGATCAGAGGTGGGTCTCAGCAGGGAGCAGGACTGGGGGACCTGGGAGAGGCGCTGCTGGGAAGTGGTGGCCAGGGGAcctttccccagcccccaccGCTTCATCTGCAGATCCCACAGCACCGTACAGCACTCTGGTCCCCTGTCCCACCCCTCCCCAAAACGAGGTAGGTTAAGAATGGAGCTTCCCCCCTGCCCACCACGGAAGGGGGGAgaccgaggcacagagaggggcATGGGAACCCAGGCTGCCCCAGCCCCCAATCCCTCCACCCTCAGCTCTGGTGGGTCTGACAGTGATGAGAGCTGGGCAGAGTTGGGAGGGGAGAGGCACCCCCGCTTTTCTCTCACCCATCCCAGGGTCTGGTTGGGAGTGCTGAATCTCACAGGTTCCGGATGTAATAAATAGTTAATAATttaaaggaagagacagaggacCTATCCCTTGAACCCCAACAAGGCCATCCAAGTCTGGGTAATGAAGAAAGGTTAAGTGCACAGTTCCAGATGCTTGGGGCCAGATGCAGGTTCCAAGCCCACACAACACTGAGGCTGTCTTGCTCCAAGACCTTGATGCCCCCATACAGGACACCGGATCTTCAACCCACTGGAAGTCCCATttcacttggggaaaaaaaagcctgTGGCACTCCCCCCTTGCACAGAAGAAGAGACTCAGCGGGCCACAGGCTTTCAAACTTCCTGAAGCAACTTCTAACTCTAAAGTGGAAgagagccaggcgcagtggctcgcgcctgtaatcccagtactttgggaggctgaggcaggtggatcacaaggtcaggagttcgagaccatcctggccaacatggtgaaaccctatctctattcaaaatacaaaaaactagccgggtgtggtggcacatgcctgatatcccagctactcgggaggctgagccagaagaatggcttgaacccgggagggggagattgtggtaagccgagattgtgccacagaactcaagcctgggtggtagagcgggattctgtctcaaaacaaacaaacaaataaataataaataggaaGAGAAGGGGTTAATGGAGGGGCAGAACATAAAAGGTTGAACTTGAACCTGGACTAGGAATTAAGGTTGAACCTGAAGGAAGATCTGCAAGGGTGGGGGCTGTGGGACAGCAGAGCCATACCTAGCCTGAAAGGTTCCATTGCACACACTTCCAAGGGCACAGCATGGCCAGCAGACTGGTGTGACTTCCAGCTCCTCGAAACCCTGGGCTGTAGGCCTTCACTTAATGAAGACTCTGCATAATCATCTGTGACAATGCTGGGTCCTAGACATGACAGTGACGGAGCTCCTagttggtccttttttttttttttttctttaagagacagggtctcactacattacccaggctggtctcaaactcctggcctcaagcgatcctccttccttggcctcccaaagtgctgggattacaaggcatgagccactgcgccccaccctGGGCGGTCCTACAATGAGTTCCAAATGGAAGGGATCCCACCCTAAGATAAAGGGGTAATTCTGAGGATTGCTGGGGGCTTGGGCTGGGATCCTTGGGACCAGAATTCCAGAGTCTGGAACCTTGGAGTTTTGGGGGCCTATGGATGGCAGGATTCAAGGGGCAGCAGGTCTCCAAGGATGGACAAGTGGGGCTGGGGGAATCGGATGTAGAGGCATCTTGGGGTTCATCAGGCTAGAGAGGTTTGAGTCCAAAGAAATATGGGGTCTGAGGGTGCTAGGGTTTTGGGGCACCGCAAACCTGAATGCCTCTGGTTTGGAGGGACGAAGGTCTTGGATCAGGAGCAATCCCAATGTTGTAGGGTCTTGAGCCTTGCATTTGGGGGTCAGTGGCACCTTTGGGGTATTGGATCCAGTGCTCCTAAAGTACCTTGGGGTCACTCAGGGGCTGAGGGCCAAGGGGGTCAGAGGTCTGGGTCGCCATGAGCATCCCGTCTTCTGGGAGCTGGATTCCCAGCCCTTAAGGGGTCGGGAATCTGTGGATAGAAAGAAGCTGAAGATTCCAGGGCATTTGGGGTCTCAAAATCCAGGTCCAGGAGGAACTGTGAGAGGGCCGTTTGAGAACTCGAGACCAGTATCTCGGGCCCTGAAGTGTTGGTAGCCTTCAGTCGCACATTTGAGGGCACCAGGCACCTCTGAGTCCTATAAATGATATCCAAAGCTCCTGAGAACCCTGGCTTTGGGGTGGGTGGACCTATGGAGGTCTTTGATCCCTGGCTTCCAGAGCATCTTGGTGTCTGATATGTGGATCTTGGGGGCTCTGGGATGGGTATCCCAAGTCATTTTGGTAAGAGAACATCTCGTGTTTGAGTATATCCGAGCACTCAGTGCATCATAAGGAGTCCGGGGTCCTAGGGTGTCTGGGGGTTCCCTGGACATCTTAGACTTCAGTGTTCCTGGATTGGAGGCCAGGTCTGCGGACACTCAGTTGTGGCAGATGTTGGGGCAGCATCTGGAGATTCCAGAGCATAACAGAGTTTCAAACTCTGTTTGAAACTGTCCCGGGGGTCCTGCTGTCTCAGGGGTCCTGAGACTATAAGAGTGTCTCAGATGTGGGGGCACCAGGTCTTAGGTGAACATTCAGGGACTGTTTGGGGGTGACTCTAGGTCCTATGGTCTCAAGATCTGATCTGGGAGTTGAATAAAGGCAGAGTCAGGTATGGGCAAGTCCTGACTAATTGTGGGGCTGTAATCTGAGGGACATGGTGCCAGGCGTGACCGGGGTCTATGTCATTCATTTCAACAGGGACCTGCCCTTTCAGGGATCTATGCGCTCCCTGGCCCTTCTGAGATGCAAAGTATGGGGACGCCTGGAGCCTCCTCGTGGGGTGTAGGGGTGGGGGAACGCCAGAACTCAGTACGCCTGGGACCTCTTGGACAGACATCCCAATGAAGCTGGGGCTGGGGTCTCTCAGTCCTAGGTTTGGTTTCCAGGTTCCAGGTCTGAGATCTCTCAATCCAAACTCAAGCTCCAAGTTCCGGATGTGCCTAGGTTTGGGTTTTAGGTCCGAACGGAGTCCGGGGTCCTGGACCCTCAATTCTGGGTCCTCGGGCCGGCTAGGGGACCCACCAGGCCGTCCTCACCGCGCAGCCTCCTCGTGGCGACCCCCGCAGCCGGCGCAGCCGCATCGCGCTGCGACCCAGTGGCACGCGCGCAGGGGCGCGTAGCAGCAGAGGCAGGGCACTGCCAGGGAGAGCGCGGCCAGAGCGGCCCAGCGCGCGGCGGGGCGCGGGTGGCCCGGCTCGCAGGCGCACGGGTCCGAGAAGTCGCCCTCGGCGTCCGACAGGCAGTGGTAGAGCAAGCTCTCGGCGCACCACAGGCAGCTCAGACGGCGCACCAGGAGGCGACCCGGGTCCGGGGCCTCTGCGCAGCGGCCGCCACGCCCGTCTGCTCTGCGGCGGAAGAGCGCGCGGCAATGCACGCAGCGCGCTGCCTCCTCCGCCTCAGGGGAGGCCTTGGCAGGCGCAGAGGCTGGGCCCGGGCCGGGGGGTGGGCGAGCTGGGGGCGCTGGGGGCGCAGCCTCGGTCAAAGGGGCAGGTAGTGCCGCTGGGGGCCCCAGGGCGGCGCCCCTCAACGCGCCGGTCTTGGCGAAGCGCACGACGCAGGTGGACAGGGAGAGGGGCGCGGGTGGCCCGGAGCGCCGGTAATCCTCGTAGCCGCGGccgccccaccccaggccccctGTCCCTGCCAGGGGCTCTGAGGGCTCCGGAATCCCCGTGAACGGTAGAAGCGGCGGGTAGCTCTGCAGGACGAAGGGACAAAGAGATCAGAATCCATCCCAGTCTCAGCCTCAAGGATCCAGTTCCCTAGCGCACTCTTGGGCCTGGGATTGAGATTTTCAAGACCCCAGCTTGCTTCTCTCCTAAGGTCCCTCAATCCCCACTTTTCTCCAGGGACAGACAGAGGAATCCACGCACCAACCCCACACCTTTAAGGACCCAGAGGCCGAAGGTTCCCAGTCCTGTCCTCTCTTAAGATCCAAGagccccagctcccagccccctCCATCTTGAGATCCAGGGGTTCTGGACCCAGCCACCTCCTCCTTAAAGGCGCAGGAGTTTGGTTCCTGGGCCCCTTTTACCTTCCTGGGTACTGACTCGCCCACCCTCCTCGTTAATTTAACAGTCCTCTTCCAGGAGTTCCCCAAATATACACTCTGAAAATGGTTCTAAACCTCTCTGGACTTCGGAACCCCTTAAAATCTCCAAGAGCGCAAGGAGACTCGGGAAGCCCGCACCCAAGCCTCCTAGAAACCCAGGCCTCCAAGCCTCTCCCTATTTCCCCGCCGCTTTCTCCCAGTCCCGCCCAGTTATCAGGTCAGCCATCCCCTGGAATCTG includes:
- the SPRED3 gene encoding sprouty-related, EVH1 domain-containing protein 3 isoform X1, whose translation is MGEQDLSCVVPVLPPTSCRYMVRVRAVVMARDDSSGGWLPVGGGGLSQVSVYRVRGARPEGGARQGHYVIHGERLRDQKTTLECTLKPGLVYNKVNPIFHHWSLGDCKFGLTFQSPAEADEFQKSLLAALAALGRGSLTPSSSSSSSSSSPSQDTAETPCPLTSHVDSDSSSSHSRQETPPSAAAAPVITMESASGFGPTTPPQRRRSSAQSYPPLLPFTGIPEPSEPLAGTGGLGWGGRGYEDYRRSGPPAPLSLSTCVVRFAKTGALRGAALGPPAALPAPLTEAAPPAPPARPPPGPGPASAPAKASPEAEEAARCVHCRALFRRRADGRGGRCAEAPDPGRLLVRRLSCLWCAESLLYHCLSDAEGDFSDPCACEPGHPRPAARWAALAALSLAVPCLCCYAPLRACHWVAARCGCAGCGGRHEEAAR
- the SPRED3 gene encoding sprouty-related, EVH1 domain-containing protein 3 isoform X2, which codes for MVRVRAVVMARDDSSGGWLPVGGGGLSQVSVYRVRGARPEGGARQGHYVIHGERLRDQKTTLECTLKPGLVYNKVNPIFHHWSLGDCKFGLTFQSPAEADEFQKSLLAALAALGRGSLTPSSSSSSSSSSPSQDTAETPCPLTSHVDSDSSSSHSRQETPPSAAAAPVITMESASGFGPTTPPQRRRSSAQSYPPLLPFTGIPEPSEPLAGTGGLGWGGRGYEDYRRSGPPAPLSLSTCVVRFAKTGALRGAALGPPAALPAPLTEAAPPAPPARPPPGPGPASAPAKASPEAEEAARCVHCRALFRRRADGRGGRCAEAPDPGRLLVRRLSCLWCAESLLYHCLSDAEGDFSDPCACEPGHPRPAARWAALAALSLAVPCLCCYAPLRACHWVAARCGCAGCGGRHEEAAR